The DNA window ACTGCATTCCGCTTGATCCGCTTCAGGGGTTGGGGCCGTCACGGGTCATTTTACTTCCGGCTGCGGAGAGCGGGAGGGGACGGGCCGCCGCGAGGACGTCAGGCATGTGAGCGTTAGATCGGCTGATCGAACGCTTTCGCGATGGAGCCGGCCAGCTGTTCCAGGGAATAGAATTTGGTCGCCAGGTTGCGGATGTGCGACAAGGTCGACGATTTGAGGAACATGGTGCGGGCCAGGTGACGCGAGTCGTCCTGAATGCTTTCCACCCGATGCTTTCGTCGCTTCACATAGAGCGCGAGCGCATGTTCGACAAAGCGGATGTCGGTGCGGGCCAGTTCATCGGCCAGCACGGCGGCGGATTCCATCGCCATCGAAGCGCCGATGCCGGCCGTCGGTAGAAAGCCTGCGGCCGCATCGCCCAGCAGCACCACGCGGCCGCGCGTCCACTCGGCGGAGCGAACGTCGGACAGCTTCCAGTAGAACATGGAGGCGTTGTCGTCGGGCAGGTCGTCGAGCCAGGCGTCGACCAGCTGGCCCATGCCGGCGAACTGCTCGCGGATTCGCTGCCGCCGGCCGGGGCCCGGTTTTTCCCGTTCGTCGCCGGTCGGAGCGCCGGCAAAGATCCCCACGCCGTCGCGAGTGGGATAGCCGCCGACAAATCGTCCTGTTCCCCAGTGTTCGATAAACGTTCCCGCCGGAGCGCTCGCCAGGTCCGCATACCAGACCCAGCCGCCCCAGCCTGTGTGATAATACGGCTGGTCGCCAAAGACCATTTGCCGCACACAAGAGTGCAGACCATCGGCCCCCACGACCAGGTCGAACGTTTCCTGTTCGCCCGTGCTGAAGGTCGCGGTGACTTCCTCGCCTTGCTGCTGGAGCGATGCAAGCGACGTGCTGAAACGCAGGTCGGCGTCGCCCAGGGACTGGTGCAGGAGGTGGATGAGTTGCGGACGCGTGCAGCTCAAGTTCGGGCCGAAACGGTCGCTGATCGGTCCCATCGACCAGTGCTTGACCAGCTCGCCATGGTTGTCGCGGACCTCGTAGTCCGTGCACTCCATGCTGTCGGCGGCAAAGCGTTCATACAGCGACAGACCATGCAGCACGCGGGAGCCCAGCGGCCAGAGTCCCAGCATGTAGCCGGCGTGTTCAAAGTCGGGAGCCCTTTCCACAAGCGTCGCCTGCTGGCCGCGCTGCCGCAGCAAAGCAGCCAGCGTCATGCCGCCGATTCCGGCGCCAACAATCAGGATTCGCATGGTTTCCTCCAAGGGGGACGAACGTCATGGGCGCGCCATGTGCGTGCGGTGCTGCGCGGGGCGGAAGTGGCGCGTGCTGGCTGTTCTCACGTGTTCTAACCGTGCAGCTCGTCTTCGAAAAGGTATTCCGGGCGATAAACCGCATGATGCCGCTTGAGCATCTGCAGGTATACGTCCTGAAAGGTCATGCGACGATGCAGGCTTGCCTGGTTGGTAATGTTGTCGGTTGTTGCCTGCAGGTCGGCTTCGTTGACGCGAAACACGCCAAACCCCAGCTGCCAGGAAAAACCTCGGTTAAAGGAGAGCTGTTCATTCATCCAGCGGGCGGAAGACGCTTTGATTACGCGGGTCAGGTCGTCTACCGCGAGCGTTGGCCCGCACTCGACCAGCAAGTGAACATGGTCCGGCGCGCCGCCAATCTGCAGCGGCGCGGCGTGTTTCCCCTGAAGTTGATTGGCAAGGTAGGCGTGCAGCCGTTGTTCCACCGGGGAGGAAATGGCCCGTTGCCCGTGCCGGACGGCAAAAACCAGGTGATAGAAAAGTCGCGGAGATTTGCCCATGATCCGCCTTGGTTCCCTTCACAGAGCGGGCGCCAGACGCGCGAGGGCCAGGTGAATGGCCCGATGTTTTGCTCCAGCGAGTGATCACATACTGTTTACCTTAGCAAAAAATGTTTTGCCTGCCAGCCAAAGGGAGGTCGTAAGTAACACGCTGATCGCAGCCGGGTTGACCTGGCGACACGGGCCGCGGATCGTTGCATGAAACGGGGTTGTCACGTAAAACACGGAAAGCTAATCCCCCCTGGCCCAAGTGAGCTTCCCCATGAGCGAATTGATTTACAGTCCGGGTCTCGAAGGCGTAGTGGCCGGGGAGACGTCGATCAGCACCATCGCCGATGGGCTGCGGTATCGCGGCTATTCGATCGAGGACCTGGCCGATCATGCGACGTTTGAAGAAACCGCTTACCTGCTGCTCTACGGGGAGCTGCCGACCGCCAGCGAACGGGACAGCTTTGCCCGCCGTCTGGCCGACTTTGCGCCGGTCGATCCCACGCTGCTGGATATCATTGCGAAGCTGCCGCTGTCCACGCCGATGATGGATGTGATGCGG is part of the Lignipirellula cremea genome and encodes:
- a CDS encoding FAD-dependent oxidoreductase, yielding MRILIVGAGIGGMTLAALLRQRGQQATLVERAPDFEHAGYMLGLWPLGSRVLHGLSLYERFAADSMECTDYEVRDNHGELVKHWSMGPISDRFGPNLSCTRPQLIHLLHQSLGDADLRFSTSLASLQQQGEEVTATFSTGEQETFDLVVGADGLHSCVRQMVFGDQPYYHTGWGGWVWYADLASAPAGTFIEHWGTGRFVGGYPTRDGVGIFAGAPTGDEREKPGPGRRQRIREQFAGMGQLVDAWLDDLPDDNASMFYWKLSDVRSAEWTRGRVVLLGDAAAGFLPTAGIGASMAMESAAVLADELARTDIRFVEHALALYVKRRKHRVESIQDDSRHLARTMFLKSSTLSHIRNLATKFYSLEQLAGSIAKAFDQPI
- the tnpA gene encoding IS200/IS605 family transposase, whose amino-acid sequence is MGKSPRLFYHLVFAVRHGQRAISSPVEQRLHAYLANQLQGKHAAPLQIGGAPDHVHLLVECGPTLAVDDLTRVIKASSARWMNEQLSFNRGFSWQLGFGVFRVNEADLQATTDNITNQASLHRRMTFQDVYLQMLKRHHAVYRPEYLFEDELHG